A DNA window from Vigna unguiculata cultivar IT97K-499-35 chromosome 10, ASM411807v1, whole genome shotgun sequence contains the following coding sequences:
- the LOC114166007 gene encoding BAG family molecular chaperone regulator 6 codes for MIPIRSMDSYPYQRNQMPLPHHYHPGIEALPPQMKFDPSKPHLSYDPRWPYAGNYGRPMPPHFCCGHNNFPCNYGYMPSYPHAPSPMYYSGGCPAYTDPYFVPYSPQPPQTMELPRYEYDKYMPRDHHCCGCPNHSCNQKEGRSVKIEEHEPDVGRKVNDSLVPIQLKNYPYPFVWIPQEHTSNKQMNNPDTMEVGEQNKPSRIENANAVAQPAQEPRVWNGWLPFDVKGVPSMIHDGNGIRNQKQDSGNNRGESENGEMGQKRQSEPKRSEFPFPIFWLPYYNKLEESGETNNQENNNSSPKIVEEVPHAVKSVPVKSHVDEGGMNGTRSDQAARTDTNASDVAEKVTNARSIPVKQIGKDVSLDQMEENVTKKDSSADDKKRQSASLPKASKLPPVCLRVDPLPRKKNGNGSSRSRSLSPPSSKGKSQVTSGESLKTPVSGTSEKTQPNLNHQNAPKIIEKVEPKEKTIQEEFECKTNENKGVDKTEECQSELNVNIPSEGSKGTRDTFTDGDECKIEDKEAGKGAENMEETTQLREVKDSSTPTDVGSKEGRILSDADAAVLIQAAYRGYQVRKWEPLKKLKQIDEVRKEVTNVQDRVQAFERSSDLQNDEKQKIAIGENIMRLLLKLDTIQGLHPSFREIRKSLARELTILQERLDSLMANKPQQQMQDIQLQKDVEVTPTNMQNEEHLPGDSSEANSDGGNVSQSPVDPVPNEGTESVILPNGSGSEDTIQVVTADTLNSTSDVSETAKMAVEPEDKAESKDIPIEVDELDMTIEKELPMGVLDEDSNDASIEKEEHDNSGSGSVSAMVNDSAGDGLDSENHAMMEHPVGLLDEDERDSEMNISREETNEEFIEELPVGILDEKEEESEIEKHDEAKPKEVLLAQEGECNAEEKTSSSTDETSKETQSEQQQQPLEDQKDEIELPPLTTNVNDHEQGNEDVNNISAEPMESVPMNDTQKEEEPEGKIAVKETQKDGEVIVCEALAEEKTEPSAASSASQADHDGGLKGEWKLVEENEKLREMMKKLLEAGNEQLNVISDLTGRVKELEKRLAKSRSKRMKTKKRYRQASSKISGMNP; via the exons ATGATTCCAATCAGAAGTATGGACTCATACCCATACCAGAGAAACCAAATGCCACTCCCTCATCATTATCATCCTGGCATTGAGGCTCTTCCCCCTCAAATGAAGTTTGATCCATCCAAACCACACCTTTCTTATGACCCACGTTGGCCCTATGCTGGAAATTATGGGCGCCCTATGCCCCCACATTTCTGCTGTGGCCACAACAACTTCCCTTGTAATTATGGTTACATGCCTTCATATCCTCATGCTCCTTCTCCTATGTATTATTCTGGTGGTTGTCCTGCGTACACCGACCCTTACTTTGTTCCTTATTCTCCACAACCACCTCAAACTATGGAGCTTCCTAGGTATGAATATGACAAATACATGCCCCGTGACCATCATTGTTGTGGTTGTCCTAATCATTCATGCAACCAAAAGGAGGGTAGAAGTGTGAAGATTGAAGAACATGAACCTGATGTTGGAAGGAAAGTCAATGATTCTTTGGTTCCTATTCAGCTCAAGAACTATCCGTACCCCTTTGTTTGGATTCCACAGGAGCACACAAGTAACAAACAGATGAATAATCCTGATACAATGGAGGTTGGTGAACAAAACAAGCCTTCTCGTATTGAGAATGCTAATGCTGTTGCACAGCCAGCACAAGAGCCTAGAGTATGGAATGGATGGTTACCCTTTGATGTAAAGGGTGTCCCTAGCATGATTCATGATGGAAATGGAATAAGAAACCAGAAACAGGATTCTGGGAACAACAGAGGGGAATCTGAAAATGGAGAAATGGGCCAGAAACGTCAAAGCGAACCGAAGAGGTCAGAATTCCCGTTCCCTATCTTCTGGTTGCCTTATTACAATAAGCTGGAGGAGAGTGGAGAGACTAACAACCAGGAGAACAACAATTCTTCACCAAAAATCGTTGAGGAGGTGCCTCATGCAGTCAAATCTGTCCCAGTGAAGTCTCATGTTGATGAAGGTGGTATGAACGGAACCAGATCAGATCAAGCTGCACGCACAGATACAAATGCTTCAGATGTTGCAGAGAAAGTGACTAATGCCAGAAGCATACCTGTGAAGCAGATAGGAAAAGATGTTTCTCTAGATCAAATGGAAGAGAATGTGACAAAAAAGGATTCCTCTGCTGATGACAAAAAGAGACAATCTGCATCTTTACCAAAAGCATCAAAGTTACCTCCTGTTTGTCTGAGAGTTGATCCACTACCAAGGAAGAAAAATGGCAATGGGAGTTCGAGATCGAGGTCCCTAAGTCCACCTTCCTCAAAAGGAAAGTCCCAAGTTACATCTGGTGAATCATTGAAGACTCCTGTGTCTGGCACAAGTGAGAAGACTCAGCCAAATTTGAATCATCAGAATGCTCCAAAGATCATTGAGAAAGTTGAACCAAAGGAGAAAACCATACAGGAGGAGTTTGAATGTAAAACTAATGAAAACAAGGGTGTTGACAAGACAGAAGAATGTCAGAGCGAGCTAAATGTAAACATTCCCAGTGAAGGTTCGAAAGGGACAAGAGATACATTCACAGATGGTGATGAATGCAAGATTGAAGATAAAGAGGCAGGGAAAGGAGCAGAAAATATGGAGGAAACTACTCAACTAAGGGAAGTGAAGGATTCAAGCACACCAACTGATGTTGGTAGTAAAGAGGGAAGGATCCTGTCAGATGCAGATGCTGCTGTTCTGATACAAGCTGCATATCGCGGTTATCAAGTTAGAAAATGGGAACCATTGAAGAAACTGAAGCAAATAGATGAAGTCAGAAAGGAGGTGACTAATGTCCAAGACCGTGTTCAAGCTTTTGAGAGATCTTCTGATCTTCAAAATGATGAGAAGCAAAAAATTGCAATTGGAGAGAACATAATGAGGCTCCTGCTGAAGTTGGATACTATACAG GGTTTGCATCCAAGTTTCAGGGAGATCAGAAAATCCTTGGCTAGAGAGCTCACAATCTTGCAAGAAAGGCTTGATTCTTTAATGGCTAATAAACCTCAGCAGCAGATGCAGGATATTCAACTTCAGAAAGACGTTGAAGTGACTCCAACGAACATGCAGAATGAAGAACATTTGCCAGGAGATTCATCCGAAGCCAACAGTGATGGTGGAAATGTATCTCAGTCACCAGTTGATCCTGTACCAAACGAGGGTACAGAGTCTGTTATTCTTCCAAATGGTTCGGGTAGTGAGGATACTATTCAAGTCGTTACAGCTGATACATTGAACTCTACAAGTGATGTTTCTGAGACTGCCAAAATGGCTGTGGAACCCGAAGACAAAGCAGAATCTAAAGACATTCCCATTGAGGTTGATGAATTGGATATGACTATTGAGAAAGAATTGCCAATGGGCGTTCTTGACGAAGATAGCAATGATGCTAGTATTGAGAAGGAAGAACACGATAATAGTGGTTCTGGAAGTGTATCAGCCATGGTGAATGATTCTGCAGGAGATGGACTAGATTCAGAGAACCATGCAATGATGGAACATCCAGTGGGACTACTTGATGAGGATGAAAGGGACAGTGAAATGAATATTTCTAGAGAAGAAACAAATGAGGAATTTATTGAGGAGCTGCCAGTGGGAATCCTTgatgagaaagaagaagaatctGAAATAGAGAAGCATGATGAAGCAAAGCCTAAAGAGGTTCTACTAGCACAAGAAGGGGAATGTAATGCAGAAGAGAAAACAAGTTCTTCCACAGATGAGACTTCAAAGGAAACTCAATCAGAGCAACAGCAGCAGCCACTGGAAGAtcaaaaagatgaaattgaGTTGCCACCTTTGACAACAAATGTCAATGATCATGAACAAGGAAATGAAGATGTAAACAACATCTCAGCCGAGCCAATGGAGTCTGTGCCTATGAATGACACACAGAAGGAAGAGGAACCAGAAGGAAAGATTGCAGTGAAGGAGACACAGAAGGATGGTGAAGTGATAGTGTGTGAAGCTTTGGCTGAAGAGAAAACAGAACCCTCTGCTGCATCATCTGCATCACAAGCTGACCATGATGGAGGGTTAAAGGGTGAGTGGAAGTTAGTGGAGGAAAATGAGAAGCTAAGAGAGATGATGAAGAAGTTGCTTGAGGCTGGTAATGAACAGTTGAATGTGATATCAGATTTAACTGGGAGAGTGAAGGAGTTGGAGAAGAGATTAGCCAAGAGCAGAAGCAAGagaatgaagacaaaaaaaCGTTACAGACAAGCAAGTTCGAAAATTTCTGGCATGAATCCATGA